One segment of Proteus appendicitidis DNA contains the following:
- the lptG gene encoding LPS export ABC transporter permease LptG: MFGVLDRYIGRTILQSILMTLFLLVSLSGIIKFVDQLRKVGQGDFTTLDAGVYAILNILKDVQIFFPMAALLGALLGLGALATRSELVVMQASGFTRLQIAGSVMKTAIPLVLLTVLIGEWGAPQGEQYARNYRAEKIMGNSLVSTNRGMWAKDGNQFIHINRIKSQNEMQGITLYDFNNDRKLETVRYASSAIYDVNKKTWMLTQVEQSDLTDPQKITGKKQVSLEWPTRLTPEKLSVVALDPDALSISGLYQYVKYLKQSGQESANYELNFWKKIFAPISVAVMMLMALSFIFGPLRTVPMGLRVLTGISFGFLFYIVNEVSGRLSLVYGIPAVIAALVPGMLFLTLSLWLLMKRNR; the protein is encoded by the coding sequence ATGTTTGGTGTATTAGATAGATATATCGGGCGTACTATTTTACAGTCAATTTTGATGACACTCTTTTTGCTGGTTTCATTATCCGGCATTATTAAATTTGTCGATCAACTTCGTAAAGTAGGGCAAGGGGATTTCACCACTCTCGATGCGGGTGTTTACGCGATTTTAAATATCCTTAAAGATGTGCAGATTTTCTTTCCTATGGCGGCATTACTTGGTGCGTTATTAGGATTAGGTGCATTAGCAACGCGCAGTGAGTTGGTGGTGATGCAAGCATCGGGATTTACCCGCTTGCAAATTGCAGGCTCTGTGATGAAAACCGCTATTCCATTGGTTCTGTTAACTGTGCTGATTGGTGAATGGGGTGCGCCACAAGGTGAACAATACGCACGTAACTATCGTGCCGAAAAAATCATGGGTAACTCTTTAGTTTCCACTAACCGTGGTATGTGGGCTAAAGATGGCAACCAATTTATTCATATCAACCGAATAAAGAGCCAAAATGAGATGCAAGGCATCACACTCTATGATTTTAATAATGATAGAAAACTAGAAACGGTACGTTATGCATCAAGTGCAATCTACGATGTGAATAAAAAAACGTGGATGCTAACGCAAGTCGAGCAATCAGATTTAACTGATCCACAAAAAATCACAGGTAAAAAACAGGTATCACTTGAATGGCCAACACGACTAACGCCAGAAAAATTAAGCGTTGTGGCGTTAGATCCAGATGCATTATCGATCAGCGGGCTTTATCAGTACGTTAAATATCTAAAACAGAGTGGGCAAGAGTCAGCAAACTATGAGCTGAATTTCTGGAAAAAAATCTTTGCTCCAATCTCTGTTGCGGTAATGATGTTAATGGCATTGTCATTTATTTTTGGCCCACTACGTACTGTACCAATGGGATTAAGAGTCTTAACGGGGATCTCTTTTGGGTTCTTATTCTATATCGTCAATGAAGTTTCAGGACGATTAAGTTTGGTTTATGGCATACCCGCAGTGATTGCCGCATTAGTACCGGGAATGCTCTTCCTAACGTTGAGTTTATGGTTATTGATGAAGCGTAATCGCTAA
- the ampH gene encoding D-alanyl-D-alanine-carboxypeptidase/endopeptidase AmpH — MKKHFLKYLMIPVALLTLNACSQRSSLPPATQPSMLNQQNSVPELTQWPTALSPNVSNARTLFDKYASQIYQKSNPQGMVIVMINNSQTLNRSFGTTTPESRNAPSMNSLIRIASVTKLMTSEVMLKLQDDGKLLVTDPLQKYSYYGVDIPLVSAQSPIRLYHLASHTSGFPREQPGGKWGRPVFIWPTHGDRWNWLKKATLTSTAGNQAAYSNLAYDLLADALVKASGKSYPQLLQQYVTQPAGMTNTTLTPTPAQCQRLLIGYKPSPCSDTIAAAGSGGVYSTPADMQRWMQGFLTSHNAMRKATASKEQSVYFPRNRLSSIEGMDVAGRADGVGLGWVYMAPANGVPAIYQKTGGGGGFNTYMATIPELNIGVFVVITRKPNGTKFSEVTQGTNALVRALAKDFYQ; from the coding sequence ATGAAAAAACATTTTCTAAAATATCTTATGATCCCAGTCGCTTTATTGACATTGAATGCATGTAGCCAGCGTTCGTCATTACCACCAGCGACACAACCTTCTATGTTAAATCAACAGAACAGTGTACCTGAATTAACGCAATGGCCTACGGCATTAAGCCCTAATGTAAGCAATGCAAGAACACTGTTTGATAAATATGCCTCACAGATTTATCAAAAGAGTAATCCTCAAGGCATGGTTATTGTCATGATCAATAACTCTCAAACCTTGAATCGTTCTTTTGGGACGACAACACCTGAAAGCCGCAATGCACCATCAATGAACTCACTGATCCGTATCGCTTCTGTCACAAAGCTGATGACCAGTGAAGTGATGTTAAAGTTACAAGATGATGGAAAATTATTAGTCACCGATCCACTGCAAAAATACAGCTACTATGGTGTAGATATTCCATTAGTTAGCGCTCAATCCCCTATCCGTCTTTATCATTTAGCGAGTCATACCAGTGGTTTTCCGCGAGAACAACCGGGTGGAAAATGGGGAAGACCTGTTTTTATATGGCCAACGCATGGCGACCGCTGGAACTGGTTGAAAAAAGCGACACTGACATCTACCGCAGGCAATCAAGCGGCTTATTCAAACCTAGCTTACGATCTATTAGCGGATGCCTTGGTGAAAGCATCAGGTAAAAGTTATCCTCAACTTTTACAACAATATGTCACTCAGCCCGCAGGCATGACTAATACCACACTGACACCAACGCCAGCGCAATGCCAACGGCTATTAATCGGATATAAACCCAGCCCATGCTCTGACACCATCGCAGCGGCCGGAAGTGGAGGTGTGTACTCAACGCCTGCCGATATGCAACGTTGGATGCAAGGCTTTTTGACTTCTCATAACGCCATGCGAAAGGCAACAGCAAGTAAAGAGCAATCTGTCTACTTTCCTCGTAATCGACTCTCTTCAATAGAAGGGATGGATGTGGCGGGTCGTGCTGATGGCGTGGGTTTAGGCTGGGTTTATATGGCTCCCGCCAATGGTGTTCCGGCCATTTACCAAAAAACAGGTGGCGGCGGTGGGTTTAATACTTATATGGCAACCATCCCTGAATTAAATATCGGTGTATTTGTGGTGATCACCCGTAAACCTAACGGCACTAAATTTAGTGAAGTAACTCAGGGGACTAATGCTCTTGTTCGTGCGCTAGCAAAAGATTTTTATCAGTGA